In Marinitoga hydrogenitolerans DSM 16785, one DNA window encodes the following:
- a CDS encoding GGDEF domain-containing protein — protein MYLKNLSEKDTLTGLYNRLKFDEIINYQINLYKREGRKFSLIMMDLDKFKKINDAFGHNIGDRILIELSKILRRNLRKIDFVFRWGGDEFLIILPNTNLKSAIKVAHKLKKIILLDKNLKNITASIGLTVYNGENIDEIINIADTALYNSKNSGRNKIFFYQRGEFFESEKHS, from the coding sequence ATTTATTTAAAAAATTTATCTGAAAAAGACACATTAACTGGATTGTATAATAGACTAAAATTCGATGAAATCATTAACTATCAAATCAATTTATATAAAAGAGAAGGAAGAAAGTTTTCCTTAATTATGATGGACTTAGATAAATTTAAGAAAATTAATGATGCATTTGGACATAATATTGGTGATAGAATTTTAATAGAACTTTCAAAGATATTAAGAAGAAACCTAAGAAAAATCGACTTTGTTTTCAGATGGGGAGGAGACGAATTTTTAATAATCTTGCCTAATACCAACTTAAAATCTGCTATAAAAGTGGCTCATAAACTTAAAAAAATTATTTTATTAGATAAAAATTTAAAAAACATAACCGCAAGTATTGGATTAACTGTTTATAACGGAGAAAACATCGACGAAATAATAAATATAGCTGATACTGCATTATATAATTCAAAAAATTCTGGAAGAAATAAAATATTTTTCTATCAAAGGGGGGAGTTTTTTGAATCCGAAAAACATTCTTGA
- a CDS encoding Mini-ribonuclease 3 → MSEFNNLGKLFESKIKDLREVPVDTFAYIGDAVINLYFINYIIDTGRKKAGKLHNESKNYVSAKAQAKIVDNILNSFNEEEKNIYKRGLNSKGAKKRGNDLEYRKATAFETVIGYLFLKKDYSRLNEILESSKNVLGERK, encoded by the coding sequence ATGAGTGAATTTAATAATTTAGGTAAGTTATTCGAAAGTAAGATTAAAGATTTAAGAGAGGTGCCTGTAGACACCTTTGCATATATTGGAGATGCTGTAATTAATTTATATTTTATAAATTATATTATAGATACTGGTAGAAAAAAAGCAGGTAAGTTACATAATGAAAGTAAAAATTATGTTAGTGCAAAGGCACAAGCTAAAATAGTTGATAATATTTTAAATTCTTTCAATGAAGAAGAGAAAAATATATATAAAAGAGGACTTAATTCAAAAGGCGCTAAAAAGCGTGGAAATGATTTAGAATATAGAAAAGCAACTGCATTTGAAACTGTTATTGGATATCTATTTTTAAAAAAAGATTATTCAAGATTAAATGAAATTTTAGAAAGTTCTAAAAACGTATTAGGGGAGAGAAAATAA
- a CDS encoding cache domain-containing protein, translating into MMNRHKIIFPLLFISMLLIIGMGLFFSINYYNINLSKAQDYIKSENSVVATFIDDYFTELIHFTETFAKDKDFINAGFSKKSEEKVLEILKNYKNSNKNIAYIYTGYKNKKLVINDWEVPEEYDPTIRPWYIEGIKNPKSVYIGTPYEEYKTKIWLISTGKALINEKNEVVGVLSIDCSLSDFVNLINSELSYKTGQTFVINDKGTIILHKNIENINKKFEYTHFVGSKGIIKDNINNKSYYIAYTKLNSSGWYIVTMVEKAEVMSPIYKGVISYSIISISLLLSFVILQSILISNFRLKKLVEERTKELEQKNKKIMDSILYAKNIQNSILPSEKILKNKFKDFFILWKPSNIVGGDFYWYKERNDGSFYIAVVDCTGHGVPGALMTMTANSILNRIIDDTNLVSPSDILQKLNILFKNAINSYNNDYRYDDGMEIGLCYISNNKLTYSGAGISLYYTKDNKTIRVKGDNKGIGYKRSKTDYIFSEHIIEIESNMNFYITSDGYEDQNNPEGKRLGRKNFVNLLNSIYKEPMDKQKEEIEKFLKNYMKNEEQRDDITVIGFKL; encoded by the coding sequence ATGATGAATAGGCATAAAATCATTTTCCCATTATTATTTATATCTATGTTATTGATAATAGGGATGGGATTGTTTTTTTCTATTAACTATTATAATATAAATTTAAGCAAAGCGCAAGACTATATTAAAAGTGAGAATTCTGTTGTTGCTACATTCATTGATGATTATTTTACAGAATTAATTCATTTTACAGAAACATTTGCAAAAGATAAAGATTTTATCAATGCTGGATTTTCTAAAAAAAGTGAAGAAAAAGTTTTAGAAATATTGAAAAATTACAAGAATTCAAATAAAAATATCGCTTACATTTATACTGGTTATAAAAACAAAAAATTAGTTATTAACGATTGGGAAGTACCTGAAGAATATGATCCAACAATTAGACCATGGTATATTGAAGGTATTAAAAATCCTAAAAGTGTATATATCGGAACACCTTATGAAGAATATAAAACAAAAATATGGTTAATCTCTACAGGAAAAGCTTTAATTAACGAGAAAAATGAAGTAGTTGGTGTCTTATCTATAGATTGCTCTCTTAGTGATTTTGTAAACTTAATAAACTCCGAATTAAGTTACAAAACAGGACAAACTTTTGTTATTAATGACAAAGGAACTATAATTCTACACAAAAATATAGAAAATATAAACAAAAAATTTGAATATACTCATTTCGTTGGATCAAAAGGAATTATAAAAGATAATATTAATAATAAGAGCTATTACATAGCTTATACTAAATTAAACTCATCTGGATGGTATATTGTTACTATGGTAGAGAAAGCTGAAGTTATGTCACCCATATACAAAGGCGTAATTTCTTATTCTATTATATCTATTTCTTTACTTTTATCTTTTGTTATATTACAAAGTATATTAATATCTAATTTCAGGTTAAAAAAGTTGGTTGAAGAAAGAACAAAAGAGTTAGAACAAAAAAACAAAAAAATTATGGACAGCATTTTATATGCTAAAAATATACAAAATTCTATATTACCATCTGAAAAAATTTTAAAAAACAAATTCAAAGATTTTTTTATACTATGGAAACCTTCAAATATTGTAGGTGGCGATTTTTATTGGTATAAAGAAAGAAATGATGGTTCATTCTATATTGCAGTAGTTGATTGTACTGGTCATGGGGTGCCTGGAGCTTTGATGACAATGACTGCAAATTCTATATTAAACAGAATTATAGACGATACAAATTTAGTTAGTCCTTCAGATATACTTCAAAAATTAAATATTTTATTTAAAAATGCTATTAACTCTTATAATAATGATTATAGATATGATGATGGAATGGAAATAGGTCTTTGTTATATTTCGAATAACAAATTAACATATAGTGGTGCTGGTATATCTTTGTATTATACAAAAGATAATAAAACCATAAGAGTAAAAGGAGATAATAAGGGTATTGGATATAAAAGGTCTAAAACTGATTATATCTTTAGTGAACATATTATTGAAATTGAAAGTAACATGAATTTTTATATAACTTCTGATGGATATGAAGATCAAAATAATCCTGAGGGAAAAAGATTGGGCAGGAAAAATTTTGTTAATTTATTAAATAGCATTTATAAAGAACCGATGGATAAACAGAAAGAAGAAATTGAGAAATTTCTGAAAAATTATATGAAAAATGAAGAACAAAGAGACGACATTACTGTTATAGGTTTCAAATTATAG
- a CDS encoding response regulator, whose protein sequence is MSKILIIEDNINIRNILKKYLKELGHEIVGEFDDIFGIINKCQKLNPEVITLDLYLKNTDGINAIKLLKEQFPNLKIIVISVSNKKPEIFRALNYGADYFIIKPVDKEKLKKAFEKIQISQNKISKIRKLYKREEENILDVKNFNSTLTIYIKKPLNGKTIEKINKVVDGLLIIKPLKIVFSYFDKNESVGKIEKSLNDIIIKIRNHGGIAEIEK, encoded by the coding sequence ATGTCAAAAATATTGATTATTGAAGATAATATAAATATTAGAAATATTTTAAAAAAATATTTGAAAGAATTAGGACATGAAATTGTTGGAGAATTTGATGATATATTCGGTATTATCAACAAATGTCAAAAACTAAACCCAGAAGTTATAACCCTAGATTTATACTTAAAAAATACCGATGGAATAAACGCTATAAAACTTTTAAAAGAACAATTCCCTAATTTAAAAATAATTGTTATAAGCGTTTCTAATAAAAAACCAGAAATATTTAGAGCATTAAATTATGGAGCTGACTATTTTATAATTAAACCAGTAGATAAAGAAAAATTAAAGAAAGCATTCGAGAAAATTCAAATATCTCAAAATAAAATTTCTAAAATTAGGAAATTGTATAAAAGAGAAGAAGAAAATATTTTAGATGTAAAAAATTTTAATAGTACTCTAACAATTTATATAAAAAAACCATTAAATGGTAAAACCATAGAAAAAATTAATAAAGTTGTAGATGGATTATTAATAATTAAACCTTTAAAAATTGTATTTAGCTATTTTGATAAAAATGAAAGTGTAGGAAAAATAGAGAAATCATTAAATGATATTATAATAAAAATTAGAAATCATGGTGGAATTGCAGAAATTGAAAAATAA
- a CDS encoding enolase C-terminal domain-like protein: MNRKRDVYYWQERSILKYLKKEWIEHAVFKINSNGIEGIGAGTPNADFGETYKTTMAIIEKMRKLTEEWEDLNNYADFEKVMSNIVKFDMSSKTAVEIAIADYILNSKNLDLSKILFSKKDLNEEMKKLYVYNDMGYAVYDELIDALMVKIEFIEKLSLEELEILKANIDKYKIWIDFKGIFNHYEVKKILDVFKGLDIMAIEQPLPIGSEFAVKDLLTKYPVFWDESFKTLQDIIRLKDISAGLVFEITKFGGLLKTSEYLKVAESLGLETMISSRIEHPITLDWTKKIKESFNYIDLNYEHYIEKTSK, from the coding sequence ATGAATAGAAAAAGAGATGTATATTATTGGCAGGAAAGAAGTATATTAAAATATTTAAAGAAAGAATGGATAGAACATGCTGTTTTCAAAATAAATTCAAATGGAATTGAAGGAATAGGAGCTGGAACTCCAAATGCAGATTTTGGCGAAACATACAAAACAACAATGGCTATAATTGAGAAGATGAGAAAATTAACCGAAGAATGGGAAGATTTGAACAATTATGCAGACTTTGAAAAAGTAATGAGTAATATAGTTAAATTTGATATGTCATCAAAAACAGCCGTTGAAATTGCTATTGCTGATTATATCCTAAATTCTAAAAATTTAGATTTGTCAAAAATACTTTTTTCAAAAAAAGATTTAAACGAAGAGATGAAAAAATTATATGTTTATAATGATATGGGATATGCTGTTTATGATGAATTAATAGATGCATTAATGGTTAAAATTGAATTCATTGAAAAATTGTCTTTAGAAGAATTAGAGATATTAAAAGCAAATATTGATAAATACAAAATATGGATAGATTTTAAAGGTATATTTAACCATTATGAAGTAAAAAAAATACTTGATGTATTTAAAGGGCTTGATATAATGGCAATAGAACAACCATTACCTATCGGGAGTGAATTTGCAGTAAAAGACCTTTTGACGAAATATCCTGTTTTTTGGGATGAATCCTTTAAAACACTTCAGGATATAATAAGATTAAAAGATATTTCTGCAGGATTGGTATTTGAAATCACAAAATTTGGGGGATTATTAAAAACTTCTGAGTATTTAAAAGTTGCTGAAAGTTTAGGTTTGGAAACAATGATTTCATCAAGAATAGAACATCCAATAACATTAGATTGGACGAAAAAGATAAAAGAATCATTTAATTATATAGATCTTAATTATGAACATTATATAGAAAAAACTTCTAAGTAA
- a CDS encoding DUF1987 domain-containing protein, translated as MEKLIIKPTKSTPEIIFDPEKNILSIKGESYPENSFDFYNPIFEWLENYINNLDIETEVIFNFDISYLNTSSTKSIMFILDILEEAYNKNKNVKINWYYDEDNEFSYEIAENFMEDLTIPFTLIKK; from the coding sequence ATGGAAAAATTAATTATTAAACCAACTAAATCTACACCAGAAATAATATTTGATCCTGAAAAAAACATCTTATCTATTAAAGGTGAATCATATCCAGAAAATTCCTTTGATTTTTATAATCCTATATTTGAATGGTTAGAAAATTATATAAATAATTTAGATATTGAAACAGAAGTTATTTTTAATTTTGATATTAGTTATTTAAATACCAGTAGCACAAAATCAATTATGTTTATATTAGACATTTTAGAAGAAGCTTATAACAAGAATAAAAATGTGAAAATTAATTGGTATTATGATGAAGATAATGAATTTTCTTATGAAATAGCGGAAAATTTTATGGAAGATTTAACCATACCATTTACACTAATAAAAAAATAG
- a CDS encoding ATP-binding protein — MDSIFSNEYKKLENHKIFLKNNSFSVENLIDKYECLIKDYEHLLSQTKKISKISDINQMMLIETKKRLRLLLDNSDEGFLMFGKDFLIHNEYSKECLNIFETDDISKKNILELLYNSDYEIEKKILSHIFENDEKDYVYLELLPDEVKINNKILKVKYKIIYLDSVKRVMCIIQDITEKKELEEKIENEKNNTKMLLNVVMNRDILKKNIEDYIRYVTKQIYNDISVYSIQDFIMNFYKNIHTYKGLFLQWHFIKTGKNLDKLENELDLLKKSNIKDKNKVVTFIKDRKLNTFLNEELNFINSVLGKDFLKNEMIWIDKNKIIILEKYIENILPEKYSQLILAEIKKLYFKDIKDIFETYKKYTFELAEKFGKKIDSFEIDSNLFIDIDDYYDFIKSLIHIFRNIVIHGIERPEERLILNKTPGGNIKCKIYEKENIIHIIISDDGKGIENIDKIFEYGYTSKYESNIYAGKGIGLYSVKNEVEILNGKISVYSEPNKGTTFNITIPRRYLCQKY; from the coding sequence ATGGACAGTATTTTTTCAAATGAATATAAGAAATTGGAAAATCATAAAATTTTTTTAAAAAATAATAGTTTTTCTGTGGAAAATTTAATTGATAAATATGAATGTTTGATCAAAGATTATGAGCACTTGTTGAGTCAAACAAAAAAGATTTCTAAGATAAGCGATATTAATCAAATGATGTTAATTGAAACAAAAAAAAGATTAAGGTTATTATTGGACAACTCTGATGAAGGCTTTTTAATGTTTGGAAAAGATTTCTTGATTCACAATGAATATAGCAAGGAATGTTTAAATATTTTTGAAACAGATGATATTTCAAAAAAAAATATTTTAGAATTATTATATAATTCAGATTATGAAATCGAAAAAAAAATATTATCTCATATTTTTGAAAATGATGAAAAAGATTATGTATATTTGGAATTATTACCAGATGAAGTTAAAATAAATAATAAAATATTAAAAGTAAAATATAAGATTATTTATTTAGACTCTGTAAAAAGGGTTATGTGCATAATACAAGACATTACGGAAAAAAAAGAATTAGAAGAAAAAATAGAAAATGAAAAAAATAATACAAAAATGCTATTGAATGTTGTAATGAATAGAGATATTTTAAAAAAGAATATAGAGGATTATATTAGATATGTTACAAAACAGATATATAATGATATATCTGTATATTCAATTCAAGATTTTATTATGAATTTTTATAAAAATATACATACTTATAAAGGTTTATTTTTACAGTGGCACTTTATAAAAACCGGAAAAAATTTAGATAAACTTGAAAATGAATTAGATTTATTAAAAAAATCAAATATAAAAGATAAAAATAAAGTAGTAACTTTTATAAAAGACAGAAAGCTAAATACTTTTCTAAATGAAGAATTGAATTTTATCAATAGTGTTTTAGGAAAAGATTTTCTAAAAAACGAAATGATCTGGATAGATAAAAATAAAATAATAATTTTAGAAAAATATATTGAAAATATTTTACCAGAAAAATATTCTCAATTAATATTGGCTGAAATAAAAAAACTTTATTTCAAAGATATAAAAGATATATTTGAAACATATAAAAAATATACCTTTGAATTAGCAGAGAAATTTGGGAAAAAGATTGATTCGTTTGAAATTGACTCTAACTTGTTTATAGATATTGATGATTATTATGACTTTATAAAGTCATTAATCCATATATTTAGAAATATTGTCATACATGGCATAGAAAGACCAGAAGAAAGACTTATTTTAAATAAAACACCAGGTGGTAATATTAAATGTAAAATATATGAAAAAGAAAATATTATTCATATTATAATATCAGATGATGGAAAAGGCATAGAAAATATAGATAAAATATTCGAATATGGCTATACATCAAAATATGAATCAAATATATACGCTGGAAAAGGAATTGGATTATATTCCGTAAAGAATGAAGTTGAAATTTTAAATGGTAAAATTTCCGTTTATTCTGAACCAAATAAAGGTACAACTTTTAACATCACAATTCCCAGGAGGTATCTATGTCAAAAATATTGA
- a CDS encoding SiaB family protein kinase, whose protein sequence is MNPKNILEIKDQIRKNNIIMSFIGPFSQGIIEEIGRALREYIKNDKNHNTSSNNIFSVFIEQSQNIKNYERILSKKEINHVFLESIILIGKNEQNYFISSGNIVKKEDIENLKERIDEINSLSKDEIKLLYKKRLRENFKSKTGGAGLGFLEMAKRASNKFEYDFIKLDNNYYYFILVITV, encoded by the coding sequence TTGAATCCGAAAAACATTCTTGAAATTAAAGATCAAATTCGAAAAAATAATATTATTATGAGTTTTATAGGGCCATTTTCTCAAGGTATAATAGAAGAAATAGGAAGAGCATTGAGAGAATATATAAAAAATGATAAAAATCATAACACATCTTCTAACAATATTTTTTCTGTATTTATTGAACAAAGTCAAAACATTAAAAACTATGAACGAATTTTATCTAAAAAAGAAATCAATCATGTATTTTTAGAATCAATAATATTAATTGGAAAAAACGAACAAAACTATTTTATCAGTTCTGGAAATATAGTAAAAAAAGAGGATATAGAAAATCTTAAAGAACGTATAGATGAGATAAATTCCTTAAGTAAAGATGAAATTAAATTATTATATAAAAAACGATTAAGAGAAAATTTCAAAAGCAAAACCGGCGGTGCTGGCTTGGGATTTCTTGAAATGGCTAAAAGGGCTTCAAATAAATTTGAATATGATTTTATTAAACTCGATAATAATTATTATTATTTTATTCTAGTAATAACGGTCTAA
- the rlmB gene encoding 23S rRNA (guanosine(2251)-2'-O)-methyltransferase RlmB, producing the protein MYVYGRNVLKEIINAHYPVKNIYFTDSKKTDKTFKELIELTKKHKYSFSFAPDNVLQKMVNVSKHQGVVIDIGKEFKYVDETILNNLRENATIVILDQIQDPHNFGAIIRSSLAADANLIVIPKDNSVEVTSTVIKVSVGLAFRIPILKVTNISRFIETIKKHGFWVYGADMSHNIYYETNLTGNVAIVMGNEGSGIREKVKSKCDALISIPMANNVESLNVAVSAGILLFEIFKQKSGR; encoded by the coding sequence ATGTATGTATATGGCAGAAATGTATTAAAAGAAATTATAAATGCACATTATCCTGTAAAAAACATTTATTTTACCGATAGTAAAAAAACAGATAAAACATTTAAAGAATTAATTGAATTGACCAAAAAACATAAATATTCTTTCTCTTTTGCACCTGATAATGTTCTACAAAAAATGGTTAATGTTTCAAAACATCAAGGTGTTGTAATAGATATTGGAAAAGAATTTAAATATGTTGATGAAACTATTCTGAATAATTTAAGAGAAAACGCTACAATTGTAATCCTGGATCAAATTCAGGATCCTCATAATTTCGGAGCCATTATTAGATCTTCTCTCGCTGCTGATGCTAATTTAATAGTTATTCCTAAGGATAACTCCGTCGAAGTAACCTCAACTGTTATTAAAGTTTCAGTAGGGTTGGCTTTTAGAATTCCTATTTTAAAAGTAACTAATATTTCAAGATTTATTGAGACTATTAAAAAACACGGGTTTTGGGTATATGGTGCTGACATGAGTCATAATATATACTATGAAACAAATTTAACTGGAAACGTTGCTATTGTTATGGGAAATGAAGGAAGCGGTATTAGAGAAAAAGTTAAATCAAAATGTGATGCTTTAATTTCTATTCCAATGGCAAATAATGTCGAATCTTTAAATGTTGCC